The Takifugu rubripes chromosome 3, fTakRub1.2, whole genome shotgun sequence genome contains a region encoding:
- the LOC105416302 gene encoding uncharacterized protein isoform X4, protein MGLHLEDTGVYWVGIDKINADIMTQVKVVVTEVPVSKPRLWPLNSLADRPTCWGQPVTVRCQCTEGTAVHYSWYQEGDLLHHLSDLQIHCGIVLQDSHFYCVGMNDVSQQESDIISVQVLKSADNSCIYVIRMPADQPIYDCMDRFSTTGATTSCSTVETTSSTITKLHQTNQTDLDSFFSRTWTGVPFWYRLLRWGLLLFLLIFLWTVIKCT, encoded by the exons ATGGGTCTCCACTTGGAAGATACTGGTGTTTACTGGGTCGGAATTGATAAGATAAATGCTGATATCATGACTCAAGTTAAAGTTGTCGTCACTGAAG TTCCAGTGTCTAAACCCAGACTTTGGCCCCTGAACTCTCTGGCAGACAGGCCAACATGCTGGGGCCAACCGGTGACGGTCCGCTGCCAGTGTACAGAGGGCACCGCTGTCCACTACAGCTGGTATCAGGAGGGCGACCTGCTCCATCACTTGTCCGATTTGCAGATACACTGTGGCATCGTGCTTCAGGACAGCCACTTTTACTGCGTTGGCATGAACGATGTTAGTCAGCAGGAGAGCGATATCATCTCTGTCCAGGTCCTGAAGTCTGCAGACAACAGCTGCATCTATGTCATTCGAATGCCGG CAGACCAACCCATTTATGACTGCATGGACAGATTTAGCACCACCGGCGCCACCACTTCCTGCAGCACAGTGGAAACAACATCCAGCACAATAACCAAGTTGCATCAAACCAACCAAACAGATCTCGATTCCTTTTTCAGCAG GACATGGACAGGGGTGCCGTTCTGGTACAGGCTTCTCCGTTGGGGCCTTTTATTGTTCCTACTGATATTTCTGTGGACTGTCATCAAATGTACCTGA
- the LOC105416302 gene encoding uncharacterized protein isoform X1, with protein sequence MKIPFLIFLIRACVQLQCDPQKITAHIGGEFVIFCKYNTNNFLYSKKYWCQGESRLTCEILVDSDFPARSKTGRAYIGDLGRRGLFVKVMGLHLEDTGVYWVGIDKINADIMTQVKVVVTEVPVSKPRLWPLNSLADRPTCWGQPVTVRCQCTEGTAVHYSWYQEGDLLHHLSDLQIHCGIVLQDSHFYCVGMNDVSQQESDIISVQVLKSADNSCIYVIRMPADQPIYDCMDRFSTTGATTSCSTVETTSSTITKLHQTNQTDLDSFFSRTWTGVPFWYRLLRWGLLLFLLIFLWTVIKCT encoded by the exons ATGAAGATACCGTTTTTGATTTTTCTTATTCGGG caTGTGTCCAGCTTCAGTGTGATCCACAGAAGATCACGGCACACATTGGGGGGGAGTTTGTTATTTTCTGCAAGTATAATACAAATAATTTCCTTTACAGTAAAAAGTACTGGTGTCAAGGAGAGTCCAGGCTTACCTGTGAGATTCTGGTGGATTCAGATTTTCCTGCTAGAAGTAAAACAGGCAGAGCTTATATAGGTGATTTAGGGCGAAGGGGGTTATTTGTGAAAGTCATGGGTCTCCACTTGGAAGATACTGGTGTTTACTGGGTCGGAATTGATAAGATAAATGCTGATATCATGACTCAAGTTAAAGTTGTCGTCACTGAAG TTCCAGTGTCTAAACCCAGACTTTGGCCCCTGAACTCTCTGGCAGACAGGCCAACATGCTGGGGCCAACCGGTGACGGTCCGCTGCCAGTGTACAGAGGGCACCGCTGTCCACTACAGCTGGTATCAGGAGGGCGACCTGCTCCATCACTTGTCCGATTTGCAGATACACTGTGGCATCGTGCTTCAGGACAGCCACTTTTACTGCGTTGGCATGAACGATGTTAGTCAGCAGGAGAGCGATATCATCTCTGTCCAGGTCCTGAAGTCTGCAGACAACAGCTGCATCTATGTCATTCGAATGCCGG CAGACCAACCCATTTATGACTGCATGGACAGATTTAGCACCACCGGCGCCACCACTTCCTGCAGCACAGTGGAAACAACATCCAGCACAATAACCAAGTTGCATCAAACCAACCAAACAGATCTCGATTCCTTTTTCAGCAG GACATGGACAGGGGTGCCGTTCTGGTACAGGCTTCTCCGTTGGGGCCTTTTATTGTTCCTACTGATATTTCTGTGGACTGTCATCAAATGTACCTGA
- the ptpn22 gene encoding tyrosine-protein phosphatase non-receptor type 22 isoform X1: protein MTGGPLCPDMPVKGALTQAVCRGASQEHQAWILRRFLTQVERQEAAGEEEPHSIVGEFARLKIQSTKYRTDKTYSSKTAEKQENIKRNRYKDIVPFDHSRVKLNFTTSKNDSDYINASFIRGVSSSTEYIATQGPLPHTLLDFFRMLWEHNTEVVVMACREFEMGKKKCERYWPQKEEPPLVCEPFTVRCESEENRGDYLTRTLQVTYNNCSRTLKQLHYVTWPDHGVPESIPSILQLLDEMRSYQTHGEAPICIHCSAGCGRTGVLCVIDYTRNLLKNQMITADFNIYDLVLGMRKQRPSLVQTKEQYELLYRTAKLLFERHLQSVDIGEMTVVSSSTGPDIENEHLDLKSTNPINFQQILIEERDFLPQYQDSTPSTSQNVLVLSDNDTQMHQQQGDLLQDATPEGPGASLQSVDSSEELLLLDCPTSPTMAAAICLMVEDPYFDRAMSSPSEEAPKDSPQEWRRSPELIIPSLLVNDQDLELNAAASGTVDMDEEIPPPLPQRTPESYILAVDAGLSDDSCERLPVIIPPNAAAEAVRELRSSTPSPVPSLPERTPESFELATDQAPADQDTWAVDGGRTPPERCSQPAASSNSDMKLFLRSRSLKTKSTFTAHPDLGSSTRSNYRLSCPPLDPPILPLLSPAEENHDLHPPRGASPEVTTEDRERLNLCPPGSSFEWNGTSRAKKFLDVVKTRSKSVRAKSTKPEPPGAAQPLTSAPVVMAEGGSAHVSMSRKSSLTTNSSGNNSDESPEKSMSRTKSLKIFRKKFALSAPPAVQTSAPPPTENASFSIFRFGFGNRFRKPKGPRSYPETWF from the exons ATGACTGGTGGACCTTTGTGTCCTGACATGCCTGTCAAAGGTGCCCTGACCCAGGCGGTGTGCAGGGGAGCCAGCCAGGAGCACCAAGCCTGGATATTGAGAAGATTTCTCACCCAAGTGGAGAGACAGGAGGCTGCAGGCGAGGAGGAACCCCATAGTATCGTCGGGGAGTTTGCT AGATTGAAAATCCAATCAACCAAATACAGAACTGACAAGACTTATTCCAGCAAGACAGcggagaaacaggaaaacatcaAGAGGAACCGCTACAAGGACATTGTTCCCT TCGACCACAGCAGAGTAAAACTAAACTTCACCACGTCTAAAAATGACTCCGACTACATCAACGCCAGTTTCATCAGG GGAGTGTCCAGTTCCACTGAATACATCGCCACTCAGGGTCCGTTGCCCCACACGTTGCTGGACTTCTTCAGGATGCTCTGGGAACACAACACAGAG GTCGTGGTAATGGCCTGTCGTGAATTCGAAATGGGAAAG aAGAAATGCGAGCGTTACTGGCCACAGAAAGAGGAGCCGCCACTTGTTTGCGAGCCTTTCACTGTCCGTTGC GAATCTGaggaaaacagaggtgattACCTGACAAGGACGTTACAGGTGACTTATAACAAT TGTAGCCGGACCTTGAAACAGCTGCATTATGTCACGTGGCCGGATCACGGCGTGCCAGAGTCCATCCCTTCCATCCTTCAATTGCTGGATGAGATGCGATCCTACCAAACCCACGGGGAGGCCCCCATCTGCATCCACTGCAG TGCTGGCTGCGGTAGAACAGGAGTCCTGTGTGTCATCGATTATACTCGGAACCTCCTGAAGAACCAG ATGATTACTGCAGATTTCAATATCTATGACCTCGTTCTTGGCATGAGGAAGCAGAGGCCCTCGCTGGTTCAGACCAAG GAACAATATGAGCTGCTCTACAGGACAGCCAAGCTACTGTTTGAGAGACATCTGCAGTCTGTGGACATCGGGGAG ATGACGGTGGTCTCCTCTTCCACTGGACCCGACATAGAAAACGAGCACTTGGACCTCAAATCAACAAATCCAATCAACTTCCAGCAAATCCTCATCGAGGAAAGAGATTTCTTACCTCAGTACCAAGATTCCACACCATCCACGTCCCAAAATGTACTTGTCCTGAGCGACaatgacacacaaatgcatcagCAACAGGGGGACCTCTTACAGGACGCCACCCCAGAGGGCCCCGGGGCCTCGCTGCAGTCCGTGGACAGCAGTGaagagcttctgctgctggactgTCCAACATCACCGACTATGGCAGCAGCCATTTGTCTGATGGTGGAGGACCCCTACTTTGACAGGGCGATGAGTTCTCCATCAGAGGAGGCACCAAAGGACTCTCCTCAGGAATGGAGACGCAGCCCTGAGCTCATTATTCCCTCGCTGTTGGTGAACGACCAGGATCTGGAGCTAAACGCTGCCGCCTCAG GTACTGTTGATATGGACGAGGAGAttcctcctccactcccccAACGGACTCCTGAGTCCTACATCCTGGCTGTGGACGCAG GCCTCTCAGATGACTCCTGTGAAAGATTACCGGTGATAATTCCGCCCAATGCTGCTGCCGAGGCCGTCAGGGAGTTGCGAA GCAGCACCCCATCACCTGTACCCTCACTCCCAGAAAGAACTCCGGAATCGTTTGAGTTGGCGACCGATCAAG ctccagcagaccaggaCACGTGGGCGGTGGACGGGGGCAGGACCCCCCCAGAGCGGTGCTCGCAACCTGCCGCTTCCTCAAACAGCGACATGAAACTTTTTTTGAGAAGTAgg AGTCTGAAAACCAAGTCGACCTTCACAG cacatcctgaTCTTGGGTCCAGTACAAGGTCCAACTACCGCCTGTCCTGTCCACCTCTGGACCCTCCTATACTTCCTCTGCTTTCTCCAG CTGAGGAGAACCATGATCTGCACCCCCCACGCGGAGCCTCACCTGAGGTGACCACAGAAGACCGGGAGCGCCTCAACCTCTGCCCTCCGGGCTCGTCATTTGAATGGAACGGAACCTCACGTGCCAAGAAATTCCTGGATGTGGTTAAGACCAGGAGCAAG AGTGTTCGAGCTAAAAGCACCAAACCAG AGCCCCCCGGTGCAGCTCAGCCGCTCACTTCAGCTCCTGTGGTCATGGCTGAAGGAGGAAGTG CGCACGTCAGCATGAGCAGAAAATCTTCTCTCACCACCAACTCATCAGGAAACAACTCAGACGAAAGCCCAGAGAAGAGCATGTCTAGAACAAAG AGCCTAaagatttttagaaaaaaat TCGCGCTttcagcgccccctgctgtccagaCCAGCGCACCGCCTCCGACAGAGAACGCTTCCTTTTCAATATTCCGATTTG GATTTGGGAACCGTTTCAGGAAGCCCAAAGGCCCCAGAAGTTACCCAGAAACCTGGT
- the ptpn22 gene encoding tyrosine-protein phosphatase non-receptor type 22 isoform X2, producing MEDTMGGFRKRLKIQSTKYRTDKTYSSKTAEKQENIKRNRYKDIVPFDHSRVKLNFTTSKNDSDYINASFIRGVSSSTEYIATQGPLPHTLLDFFRMLWEHNTEVVVMACREFEMGKKKCERYWPQKEEPPLVCEPFTVRCESEENRGDYLTRTLQVTYNNCSRTLKQLHYVTWPDHGVPESIPSILQLLDEMRSYQTHGEAPICIHCSAGCGRTGVLCVIDYTRNLLKNQMITADFNIYDLVLGMRKQRPSLVQTKEQYELLYRTAKLLFERHLQSVDIGEMTVVSSSTGPDIENEHLDLKSTNPINFQQILIEERDFLPQYQDSTPSTSQNVLVLSDNDTQMHQQQGDLLQDATPEGPGASLQSVDSSEELLLLDCPTSPTMAAAICLMVEDPYFDRAMSSPSEEAPKDSPQEWRRSPELIIPSLLVNDQDLELNAAASGTVDMDEEIPPPLPQRTPESYILAVDAGLSDDSCERLPVIIPPNAAAEAVRELRSSTPSPVPSLPERTPESFELATDQAPADQDTWAVDGGRTPPERCSQPAASSNSDMKLFLRSRSLKTKSTFTAHPDLGSSTRSNYRLSCPPLDPPILPLLSPAEENHDLHPPRGASPEVTTEDRERLNLCPPGSSFEWNGTSRAKKFLDVVKTRSKSVRAKSTKPEPPGAAQPLTSAPVVMAEGGSAHVSMSRKSSLTTNSSGNNSDESPEKSMSRTKSLKIFRKKFALSAPPAVQTSAPPPTENASFSIFRFGFGNRFRKPKGPRSYPETWF from the exons ATGGAAGACACCATGGGAGGTTTTAGGAAA AGATTGAAAATCCAATCAACCAAATACAGAACTGACAAGACTTATTCCAGCAAGACAGcggagaaacaggaaaacatcaAGAGGAACCGCTACAAGGACATTGTTCCCT TCGACCACAGCAGAGTAAAACTAAACTTCACCACGTCTAAAAATGACTCCGACTACATCAACGCCAGTTTCATCAGG GGAGTGTCCAGTTCCACTGAATACATCGCCACTCAGGGTCCGTTGCCCCACACGTTGCTGGACTTCTTCAGGATGCTCTGGGAACACAACACAGAG GTCGTGGTAATGGCCTGTCGTGAATTCGAAATGGGAAAG aAGAAATGCGAGCGTTACTGGCCACAGAAAGAGGAGCCGCCACTTGTTTGCGAGCCTTTCACTGTCCGTTGC GAATCTGaggaaaacagaggtgattACCTGACAAGGACGTTACAGGTGACTTATAACAAT TGTAGCCGGACCTTGAAACAGCTGCATTATGTCACGTGGCCGGATCACGGCGTGCCAGAGTCCATCCCTTCCATCCTTCAATTGCTGGATGAGATGCGATCCTACCAAACCCACGGGGAGGCCCCCATCTGCATCCACTGCAG TGCTGGCTGCGGTAGAACAGGAGTCCTGTGTGTCATCGATTATACTCGGAACCTCCTGAAGAACCAG ATGATTACTGCAGATTTCAATATCTATGACCTCGTTCTTGGCATGAGGAAGCAGAGGCCCTCGCTGGTTCAGACCAAG GAACAATATGAGCTGCTCTACAGGACAGCCAAGCTACTGTTTGAGAGACATCTGCAGTCTGTGGACATCGGGGAG ATGACGGTGGTCTCCTCTTCCACTGGACCCGACATAGAAAACGAGCACTTGGACCTCAAATCAACAAATCCAATCAACTTCCAGCAAATCCTCATCGAGGAAAGAGATTTCTTACCTCAGTACCAAGATTCCACACCATCCACGTCCCAAAATGTACTTGTCCTGAGCGACaatgacacacaaatgcatcagCAACAGGGGGACCTCTTACAGGACGCCACCCCAGAGGGCCCCGGGGCCTCGCTGCAGTCCGTGGACAGCAGTGaagagcttctgctgctggactgTCCAACATCACCGACTATGGCAGCAGCCATTTGTCTGATGGTGGAGGACCCCTACTTTGACAGGGCGATGAGTTCTCCATCAGAGGAGGCACCAAAGGACTCTCCTCAGGAATGGAGACGCAGCCCTGAGCTCATTATTCCCTCGCTGTTGGTGAACGACCAGGATCTGGAGCTAAACGCTGCCGCCTCAG GTACTGTTGATATGGACGAGGAGAttcctcctccactcccccAACGGACTCCTGAGTCCTACATCCTGGCTGTGGACGCAG GCCTCTCAGATGACTCCTGTGAAAGATTACCGGTGATAATTCCGCCCAATGCTGCTGCCGAGGCCGTCAGGGAGTTGCGAA GCAGCACCCCATCACCTGTACCCTCACTCCCAGAAAGAACTCCGGAATCGTTTGAGTTGGCGACCGATCAAG ctccagcagaccaggaCACGTGGGCGGTGGACGGGGGCAGGACCCCCCCAGAGCGGTGCTCGCAACCTGCCGCTTCCTCAAACAGCGACATGAAACTTTTTTTGAGAAGTAgg AGTCTGAAAACCAAGTCGACCTTCACAG cacatcctgaTCTTGGGTCCAGTACAAGGTCCAACTACCGCCTGTCCTGTCCACCTCTGGACCCTCCTATACTTCCTCTGCTTTCTCCAG CTGAGGAGAACCATGATCTGCACCCCCCACGCGGAGCCTCACCTGAGGTGACCACAGAAGACCGGGAGCGCCTCAACCTCTGCCCTCCGGGCTCGTCATTTGAATGGAACGGAACCTCACGTGCCAAGAAATTCCTGGATGTGGTTAAGACCAGGAGCAAG AGTGTTCGAGCTAAAAGCACCAAACCAG AGCCCCCCGGTGCAGCTCAGCCGCTCACTTCAGCTCCTGTGGTCATGGCTGAAGGAGGAAGTG CGCACGTCAGCATGAGCAGAAAATCTTCTCTCACCACCAACTCATCAGGAAACAACTCAGACGAAAGCCCAGAGAAGAGCATGTCTAGAACAAAG AGCCTAaagatttttagaaaaaaat TCGCGCTttcagcgccccctgctgtccagaCCAGCGCACCGCCTCCGACAGAGAACGCTTCCTTTTCAATATTCCGATTTG GATTTGGGAACCGTTTCAGGAAGCCCAAAGGCCCCAGAAGTTACCCAGAAACCTGGT
- the LOC105416302 gene encoding uncharacterized protein isoform X3 — MKIPFLIFLIRACVQLQCDPQKITAHIGGEFVIFCKYNTNNFLYSKKYWCQGESRLTCEILVDSDFPARSKTGRAYIGDLGRRGLFVKVMGLHLEDTGVYWVGIDKINADIMTQVKVVVTEDRPTCWGQPVTVRCQCTEGTAVHYSWYQEGDLLHHLSDLQIHCGIVLQDSHFYCVGMNDVSQQESDIISVQVLKSADNSCIYVIRMPADQPIYDCMDRFSTTGATTSCSTVETTSSTITKLHQTNQTDLDSFFSRTWTGVPFWYRLLRWGLLLFLLIFLWTVIKCT, encoded by the exons ATGAAGATACCGTTTTTGATTTTTCTTATTCGGG caTGTGTCCAGCTTCAGTGTGATCCACAGAAGATCACGGCACACATTGGGGGGGAGTTTGTTATTTTCTGCAAGTATAATACAAATAATTTCCTTTACAGTAAAAAGTACTGGTGTCAAGGAGAGTCCAGGCTTACCTGTGAGATTCTGGTGGATTCAGATTTTCCTGCTAGAAGTAAAACAGGCAGAGCTTATATAGGTGATTTAGGGCGAAGGGGGTTATTTGTGAAAGTCATGGGTCTCCACTTGGAAGATACTGGTGTTTACTGGGTCGGAATTGATAAGATAAATGCTGATATCATGACTCAAGTTAAAGTTGTCGTCACTGAAG ACAGGCCAACATGCTGGGGCCAACCGGTGACGGTCCGCTGCCAGTGTACAGAGGGCACCGCTGTCCACTACAGCTGGTATCAGGAGGGCGACCTGCTCCATCACTTGTCCGATTTGCAGATACACTGTGGCATCGTGCTTCAGGACAGCCACTTTTACTGCGTTGGCATGAACGATGTTAGTCAGCAGGAGAGCGATATCATCTCTGTCCAGGTCCTGAAGTCTGCAGACAACAGCTGCATCTATGTCATTCGAATGCCGG CAGACCAACCCATTTATGACTGCATGGACAGATTTAGCACCACCGGCGCCACCACTTCCTGCAGCACAGTGGAAACAACATCCAGCACAATAACCAAGTTGCATCAAACCAACCAAACAGATCTCGATTCCTTTTTCAGCAG GACATGGACAGGGGTGCCGTTCTGGTACAGGCTTCTCCGTTGGGGCCTTTTATTGTTCCTACTGATATTTCTGTGGACTGTCATCAAATGTACCTGA
- the LOC105416302 gene encoding uncharacterized protein isoform X2 — MKIPFLIFLIRACVQLQCDPQKITAHIGGEFVIFCKYNTNNFLYSKKYWCQGESRLTCEILVDSDFPARSKTGRAYIGDLGRRGLFVKVMGLHLEDTGVYWVGIDKINADIMTQVKVVVTEVPVSKPRLWPLNSLADRPTCWGQPVTVRCQCTEGTAVHYSWYQEGDLLHHLSDLQIHCGIVLQDSHFYCVGMNDVSQQESDIISVQVLKSADNSCIYVIRMPDQPIYDCMDRFSTTGATTSCSTVETTSSTITKLHQTNQTDLDSFFSRTWTGVPFWYRLLRWGLLLFLLIFLWTVIKCT; from the exons ATGAAGATACCGTTTTTGATTTTTCTTATTCGGG caTGTGTCCAGCTTCAGTGTGATCCACAGAAGATCACGGCACACATTGGGGGGGAGTTTGTTATTTTCTGCAAGTATAATACAAATAATTTCCTTTACAGTAAAAAGTACTGGTGTCAAGGAGAGTCCAGGCTTACCTGTGAGATTCTGGTGGATTCAGATTTTCCTGCTAGAAGTAAAACAGGCAGAGCTTATATAGGTGATTTAGGGCGAAGGGGGTTATTTGTGAAAGTCATGGGTCTCCACTTGGAAGATACTGGTGTTTACTGGGTCGGAATTGATAAGATAAATGCTGATATCATGACTCAAGTTAAAGTTGTCGTCACTGAAG TTCCAGTGTCTAAACCCAGACTTTGGCCCCTGAACTCTCTGGCAGACAGGCCAACATGCTGGGGCCAACCGGTGACGGTCCGCTGCCAGTGTACAGAGGGCACCGCTGTCCACTACAGCTGGTATCAGGAGGGCGACCTGCTCCATCACTTGTCCGATTTGCAGATACACTGTGGCATCGTGCTTCAGGACAGCCACTTTTACTGCGTTGGCATGAACGATGTTAGTCAGCAGGAGAGCGATATCATCTCTGTCCAGGTCCTGAAGTCTGCAGACAACAGCTGCATCTATGTCATTCGAATGCCGG ACCAACCCATTTATGACTGCATGGACAGATTTAGCACCACCGGCGCCACCACTTCCTGCAGCACAGTGGAAACAACATCCAGCACAATAACCAAGTTGCATCAAACCAACCAAACAGATCTCGATTCCTTTTTCAGCAG GACATGGACAGGGGTGCCGTTCTGGTACAGGCTTCTCCGTTGGGGCCTTTTATTGTTCCTACTGATATTTCTGTGGACTGTCATCAAATGTACCTGA